The following are encoded in a window of Pectinophora gossypiella chromosome 24, ilPecGoss1.1, whole genome shotgun sequence genomic DNA:
- the LOC126377948 gene encoding uncharacterized protein LOC126377948: protein MEKEFRDARSDDPADVRDRVSTTPSVNIDVDKVGVRIPPFWPEEPEIWFANVEGQFLISGITSDTTKFYYVLGQLENRYSREVKDIIVRPPATGKYEKLKTELIKRLSASNEKKMKQLLMHEELGDRKPSQFLRHLKSLAGDDVPDDFIKTIWTSRLPRSIQTVLAGQASSAVLDDLADLADRVNDIAPSSPVVAAASTSQTQQTGIPGSVLSDLTREIAELRRQFQQLSGGSSRQSRSRGRRQSRSRSTSRSQSNYRKFPLCWYHWKYGEKASRCIRPCDYKSENARGSR from the coding sequence ATGGAGAAGGAATTTAGAGACGCACGAAGCGACGACCCAGCTGACGTCAGAGATCGCGTTTCTACAACACCATCCGTCAACATCGATGTTGATAAAGTCGGTGTACGGATTCCTCCGTTTTGGCCAGAGGAGCCGGAGATATGGTTCGCGAATGTGGAGGGCCAGTTCCTGATTTCCGGAATTACCAGCGACACcaccaaattttattatgtgttgGGACAGCTGGAGAACCGGTACTCCAGAGAGGTGAAAGATATCATCGTGCGACCACCCGCAACTGGCAAGTACGAGAAGCTCAAGACCGAGCTCATTAAGCGCCTCTCCGCTTCCAATGAGAAGAAGATGAAGCAGCTCCTGATGCACGAGGAGCTAGGTGACCGCAAGCCTTCACAGTTCCTGCGACACCTGAAAAGCCTTGCTGGTGATGACGTGCCCGACGACTTCATTAAAACCATCTGGACAAGCCGCCTACCGAGAAGCATCCAGACAGTGCTAGCTGGTCAGGCATCATCTGCTGTACTCGACGACCTGGCGGACTTGGCTGATAGGGTTAACGACATCGCACCCTCTTCACCGGTGGTAGCTGCAGCGTCGACAAGCCAGACTCAGCAGACAGGGATACCGGGATCTGTGCTGAGTGACCTCACTCGCGAGATCGCAGAGCTTCGCAGGCAGTTCCAGCAGTTGAGCGGTGGCAGCAGCAGACAATCTCGGTCGCGCGGCAGGCGACAGAGTCGTAGCCGATCCACTTCGAGATCCCAGTCCAATTACCGGAAATTTCCGCTGTGCTGGTACCATTGGAAGTACGGTGAGAAGGCGAGTAGATGCATCCGCCCGTGCGACTACAAGTCGGAAAATGCCAGGGGCAGTCGCTAA